A single window of uncultured Methanospirillum sp. DNA harbors:
- a CDS encoding P-II family nitrogen regulator, whose product MLLIRAIVRPEKKDEVLASLSKAGFPAATVVDVVGRGKQKGIKMGGMLYDEIPKILIMVAIHDEERENIIDVILKTARTGEDGTFGDGKIFITPLEEVYTISRGGRGL is encoded by the coding sequence ATGTTACTCATAAGAGCTATCGTCAGACCTGAAAAGAAAGACGAAGTACTTGCATCCCTGTCCAAGGCAGGATTTCCGGCTGCAACCGTCGTGGATGTTGTCGGTCGTGGAAAGCAGAAAGGTATCAAGATGGGTGGAATGCTCTATGATGAGATTCCAAAGATCCTCATTATGGTTGCCATTCACGATGAAGAGCGGGAAAATATCATCGATGTGATCCTCAAGACGGCCCGGACCGGCGAAGACGGAACATTTGGTGATGGTAAGATCTTCATCACGCCACTCGAAGAGGTTTACACGATCTCCCGGGGCGGCCGAGGTCTCTGA
- a CDS encoding P-II family nitrogen regulator, translating into MKEIMAVVRMNKTNATKTALIEAGVAGFTAIKVLGRGKPVEDPAIIQERKNKLLEMAVHESIDVEEAERQVTSFLDGSRLFPRRLFTILAHDDDVPRIIEAITKANKTDNAVGDGAIFVMPIADAVRVRTGEAGEAAIW; encoded by the coding sequence ATGAAAGAGATCATGGCAGTCGTCAGGATGAATAAGACGAATGCTACAAAAACGGCATTAATTGAAGCTGGAGTCGCAGGATTTACTGCGATTAAGGTTCTTGGCAGGGGAAAACCTGTAGAAGATCCGGCGATCATCCAGGAGCGGAAGAACAAGTTACTTGAGATGGCAGTGCACGAGAGCATCGATGTAGAAGAAGCCGAGCGGCAGGTTACCAGTTTCCTTGACGGATCCAGGTTATTCCCCCGCAGGCTCTTTACGATCCTTGCTCACGATGATGACGTTCCCCGTATCATCGAGGCTATCACCAAGGCAAATAAGACCGATAACGCGGTCGGTGACGGTGCTATCTTCGTGATGCCAATTGCCGATGCAGTACGTGTGAGAACCGGAGAAGCCGGAGAAGCAGCAATCTGGTAA
- a CDS encoding methyl-accepting chemotaxis protein, translated as MGPQDTSPEGESQNSNRIYEEISKLLEFQRSGLSDARIDVTRFSGNELSIVNLVNQLADLFVQEEKGISDAVGSILDGSFHSDIPRLPGSRGIVTDKLTKICENLSLMQTDITRFSDGCTAGDLSARIDPARYQGGFREMIESLGTGFNNISVPIRIAAAAFSDFADGKVPDLLSADKYSGDIGSILKDINRVIEVSKMRGADITMLISAAVEGKLDARADATKYPGYHGKILEGINKILDAYIGPINVSAEYIDRISKGDLPPRITEAYRGDFNEIKNNLNGLIDIVHMRNEDIKMLINSGIDGRLDVRADSKKYPGENGKMIEGINQMLDAYIGPINVSAEYIDRISKGDIPPKITESYRGDFNEIKNNLNNLIDVTNLRNDDIKTLIDAATAGKLDFRADARKYSGENGKMIEGINEMLDAYIGPINVSAEYIDRISKGDLPPKITEDYRGDFNEIKNNLNTLIDVIHLRNDDISLLATAAQEGRLDFRADISKYTGYHGGLIERINKILDSYLGPINVSAEYIDRVSKGDIPPKIADDYRGDFNEIKNNLNALLDVINMRNADIKALIDAAIDGKLDVRADSSKYPGENGKMIDGINHMLDAYIGPINVSAEYIDRISKGDIPPRITEDYHGDFNEIKNNLNALMDVIHMRNADIKALIDAAIDGKLDVRADSSKYPGENGKMIDGINHMLDAYIGPINVSAEYIDRISKGDIPPRITEDYHGDFNEIKNNLNALMDVIHMRNADIKALIDAAIDGKLDVRADASKYPGENGKMIDGINHMLDAYIGPINVSAEYIDRISKGDIPPRITEDYHGDFNEIKNNLNALMDVIHMRNADIKALIDAAIDGKLDVRADASKYPGENGKMIDGINHMLDAYIGPINVSAEYIDRISKGDIPPRITEDYHGDFNEIKNNLNALMDVVHMRNKDIEMLIDAALDGKLDVRADSAKYPGENGKMIDGINHMLDAYIGPINVSAEYIDRISKGDIPPRITEDYHGDFNEIKNNLNALMDVVHMRNKDIEMLIDAALDGKLDVRADSAKYPGENGKMIDGINHMLDAYIGPINVSAEYIDRISKGDIPPKITEDYRGDFNEIKNNLNALIDVIHMRNADIKMLIQAAIDGKLDVRADASKYPGENGKMLLGINQMLDAYITPLNLAAEYIDRISKGDLPPVITDEYRGDFNEIKNNLNQCINAINLLIDDANLLSGAAVKGDLEVRADPLRHQGDFARVVTGMNQTFEEVVNPLREGMRVSDQYSRCNFAEIFDKKVRAEGDFSLFKESLDHIGVEISSTVATLKKEVDNLSHHAATAQFGVEDVSRGAKEISQNAEETSANAAKSEDGIDQVLRAMSDLTVMVSEISGNADSVARLSEDANNLAKKGTEHAENADKGMESITRSSSEVESIITEIRSEMNQIRKIVNIITDLANQTNLLALNAAIEAARAGDAGRGFAVVASEVKSLAQESRTSAESIADMIQGLERKSDNAAIAIEAAGKAVLDGNRALNDTLNVFTQLTDSVDTINQKMVTIARATEQQAASFEEITASANEMSILVKKTADDATHSSATSEEALAVVSQITEIIDLINEAVANMHKEMEVFTLRNA; from the coding sequence ATGGGGCCACAAGATACATCTCCAGAAGGAGAAAGTCAGAATTCTAATCGTATTTATGAAGAGATTTCTAAGTTGCTTGAGTTTCAAAGATCCGGACTTTCTGATGCCCGAATCGATGTTACCCGTTTTTCAGGTAATGAGTTAAGCATAGTAAACCTGGTTAATCAGCTTGCTGATCTGTTTGTACAGGAAGAGAAGGGAATATCAGATGCAGTGGGCTCAATTCTTGATGGTTCGTTTCATTCTGATATCCCCCGTCTCCCTGGAAGCAGAGGTATAGTTACAGACAAACTTACAAAAATATGTGAAAACCTCTCTCTGATGCAGACCGACATCACCAGATTCTCTGATGGATGCACTGCAGGTGATCTGTCGGCACGAATAGATCCTGCACGATACCAGGGTGGTTTCAGAGAGATGATAGAATCCCTGGGTACCGGATTCAATAATATCAGTGTGCCGATCCGGATTGCAGCAGCTGCTTTTTCTGATTTTGCTGACGGGAAAGTGCCGGATCTCTTATCAGCAGACAAATATTCTGGAGATATCGGGAGTATTCTCAAGGATATAAACCGGGTTATCGAAGTATCGAAGATGCGTGGCGCTGATATCACCATGCTCATCAGTGCTGCAGTAGAAGGGAAACTCGATGCACGTGCTGATGCCACAAAATACCCGGGTTACCACGGAAAGATCCTGGAAGGGATCAACAAAATTCTTGATGCCTATATCGGACCCATCAATGTTTCAGCAGAATACATAGACAGGATCAGTAAGGGAGATCTCCCACCGCGGATCACAGAAGCATACAGGGGAGACTTCAATGAGATCAAGAATAACCTCAATGGCCTCATCGATATCGTCCATATGCGTAATGAGGACATCAAGATGCTCATCAATTCAGGAATAGACGGGCGTCTGGATGTTCGTGCCGACTCGAAGAAGTACCCTGGTGAGAACGGAAAGATGATCGAAGGCATCAATCAGATGCTAGATGCCTATATCGGACCCATCAACGTTTCAGCAGAATATATAGACAGGATCAGCAAGGGAGACATCCCGCCAAAGATCACCGAGTCGTACCGGGGAGACTTTAACGAGATCAAGAATAACCTCAACAATCTCATCGATGTAACCAACCTGCGAAACGATGATATTAAAACCCTGATCGATGCTGCAACTGCAGGAAAACTTGACTTCAGAGCAGATGCCAGGAAGTACTCAGGCGAAAACGGGAAGATGATTGAGGGTATCAACGAGATGCTAGATGCCTATATCGGACCGATAAACGTCTCTGCAGAATATATAGACAGGATCAGTAAGGGCGATCTTCCGCCGAAGATCACCGAAGATTACCGGGGAGACTTCAATGAGATCAAGAACAATCTCAACACCCTCATTGATGTAATCCATCTGCGAAATGACGACATATCGCTCCTTGCCACAGCAGCCCAGGAAGGACGTCTTGACTTCAGGGCAGACATCTCTAAGTACACCGGATATCACGGCGGACTCATCGAGAGGATAAACAAGATACTTGATTCCTACCTCGGGCCTATCAACGTCTCCGCAGAGTATATTGACCGTGTCAGCAAGGGAGACATTCCACCAAAGATCGCTGATGACTACCGGGGAGACTTCAACGAGATCAAGAACAATCTCAACGCCCTCTTGGATGTTATCAATATGAGAAATGCAGACATCAAGGCACTCATTGATGCAGCAATAGATGGCAAACTCGATGTAAGAGCAGACTCATCAAAATACCCGGGAGAGAACGGGAAGATGATAGATGGCATCAATCACATGCTTGATGCATACATCGGACCCATCAATGTATCAGCTGAATACATTGACAGAATCAGCAAGGGGGACATTCCGCCACGGATAACCGAGGACTACCATGGGGACTTCAACGAGATCAAGAACAATCTCAACGCCCTCATGGATGTTATCCATATGAGAAATGCAGACATCAAGGCACTCATTGATGCAGCAATAGATGGCAAACTCGATGTAAGAGCAGACTCATCAAAATACCCGGGAGAGAACGGGAAGATGATAGATGGCATCAATCACATGCTTGATGCATACATCGGACCCATCAATGTATCAGCTGAATACATTGACAGAATCAGCAAGGGGGACATTCCGCCACGGATAACCGAGGACTACCATGGGGACTTCAACGAGATCAAGAACAATCTCAACGCCCTCATGGATGTTATCCATATGAGAAATGCAGACATCAAAGCACTCATTGATGCTGCGATTGACGGGAAACTCGATGTAAGAGCAGACGCATCCAAATATCCGGGAGAGAACGGGAAGATGATAGATGGCATCAATCACATGCTTGATGCATACATCGGACCCATCAATGTATCAGCTGAATACATTGACAGAATCAGCAAGGGGGACATTCCGCCACGGATAACCGAGGACTACCATGGGGACTTCAACGAGATCAAGAACAATCTCAACGCCCTCATGGATGTTATCCATATGAGAAATGCAGACATCAAGGCACTCATTGATGCTGCGATTGACGGGAAACTCGATGTAAGAGCAGACGCATCAAAGTATCCGGGCGAGAACGGGAAGATGATAGATGGCATCAATCACATGCTTGATGCATACATCGGACCCATCAATGTCTCAGCTGAATACATAGACAGAATAAGCAAAGGAGACATCCCACCACGGATCACCGAGGACTACCACGGCGACTTCAACGAGATCAAGAACAACCTCAATGCCCTCATGGACGTTGTCCATATGAGAAACAAGGACATCGAGATGCTCATTGATGCTGCACTCGACGGGAAGCTTGATGTCAGGGCAGACTCGGCAAAATACCCGGGAGAGAACGGGAAGATGATAGATGGTATCAATCACATGCTTGATGCATACATCGGACCCATCAATGTCTCAGCTGAATACATAGACAGAATAAGCAAAGGAGACATCCCGCCACGGATCACCGAGGACTACCACGGCGACTTCAACGAGATTAAGAACAACCTCAATGCCCTCATGGACGTTGTCCATATGAGAAACAAGGACATCGAGATGCTCATTGATGCTGCACTCGACGGGAAGCTTGATGTCAGGGCAGACTCGGCAAAATACCCGGGAGAGAACGGGAAGATGATAGATGGCATCAATCACATGCTTGATGCATACATCGGACCCATCAATGTCTCAGCTGAATACATCGACAGAATCAGCAAAGGGGACATTCCACCAAAGATCACCGAGGATTACCGGGGAGACTTCAACGAGATCAAGAACAATCTCAATGCACTCATCGACGTCATCCATATGCGTAATGCTGACATCAAGATGCTCATTCAGGCAGCCATCGATGGGAAACTCGATGTAAGAGCAGATGCATCCAAGTATCCGGGCGAGAACGGAAAAATGCTGCTCGGCATCAACCAGATGCTCGACGCTTACATAACCCCGTTAAACCTTGCTGCCGAGTACATCGACCGTATCAGCAAGGGAGATCTGCCACCTGTCATCACTGATGAGTACAGGGGAGACTTCAACGAGATCAAGAACAATCTCAACCAGTGTATCAATGCCATCAACCTGCTCATCGATGATGCAAACCTCCTCTCTGGTGCTGCAGTGAAAGGAGATCTCGAAGTACGGGCTGATCCGCTCAGACACCAGGGAGACTTTGCCAGGGTCGTCACCGGTATGAACCAGACCTTTGAGGAGGTCGTCAATCCACTCAGAGAAGGAATGCGGGTTTCAGACCAGTATTCAAGATGCAACTTTGCTGAGATCTTTGATAAAAAAGTTCGTGCTGAAGGCGACTTCTCCTTATTCAAAGAATCACTGGATCATATCGGAGTTGAAATTTCCAGCACCGTTGCTACCCTCAAGAAAGAGGTGGACAACCTCTCCCATCATGCAGCAACAGCCCAGTTCGGTGTCGAAGATGTCAGCAGGGGAGCAAAGGAGATCTCACAGAATGCAGAAGAGACATCGGCAAATGCTGCCAAATCTGAAGATGGAATTGATCAGGTACTTCGTGCCATGTCAGATCTCACCGTGATGGTCAGCGAGATATCAGGAAATGCAGATTCGGTTGCACGCCTCAGCGAGGACGCAAACAACCTTGCAAAGAAAGGTACTGAACATGCAGAGAATGCTGACAAGGGAATGGAGAGTATCACCCGCTCATCCTCTGAAGTCGAGTCTATCATCACCGAGATCAGAAGTGAGATGAACCAGATCAGAAAGATCGTCAACATCATCACTGATCTTGCAAATCAGACAAATCTCCTTGCCCTCAATGCAGCCATTGAGGCTGCACGTGCAGGTGATGCAGGAAGAGGCTTTGCAGTGGTTGCATCAGAGGTCAAGTCGCTTGCACAGGAGTCACGGACCTCGGCAGAGTCGATCGCAGACATGATCCAGGGCCTTGAACGAAAATCTGACAATGCCGCAATAGCAATTGAGGCAGCTGGAAAAGCGGTTCTGGATGGCAACCGGGCACTGAACGATACCCTCAATGTCTTCACCCAGTTGACCGATTCAGTTGATACCATCAACCAGAAAATGGTGACAATCGCACGGGCAACCGAGCAGCAGGCAGCATCGTTTGAAGAGATCACCGCAAGTGCCAACGAGATGAGTATCCTGGTAAAGAAGACGGCTGATGACGCAACTCATTCATCGGCAACAAGTGAGGAGGCCCTTGCAGTTGTATCCCAGATCACAGAGATCATCGACCTGATCAACGAGGCAGTCGCCAATATGCACAAAGAGATGGAAGTGTTTACCCTACGGAATGCCTGA
- a CDS encoding response regulator, which produces MSESVEKGILVVDDDEDILFTVRSIFKRHSVPILIAKSGKECLAILDKGFKGVVLMDIMMPEMDGWDTIREIVDRGYADDLIISMFTAKDVPDTKMEYLKEYVIDYITKPFEPQDLIETVNEYLDLL; this is translated from the coding sequence ATGAGTGAAAGTGTTGAGAAAGGTATACTGGTTGTTGATGATGATGAGGATATTCTGTTTACTGTCCGCTCGATCTTCAAACGACATTCGGTACCGATATTAATTGCCAAGAGCGGCAAGGAATGTCTTGCGATTCTTGACAAAGGATTCAAAGGTGTCGTTCTGATGGATATCATGATGCCCGAAATGGACGGCTGGGATACCATCAGGGAGATCGTTGACAGAGGATATGCAGATGATCTCATCATCTCGATGTTCACTGCCAAGGATGTACCAGATACGAAGATGGAATATCTGAAAGAGTATGTGATAGATTACATCACAAAACCGTTCGAACCACAGGATCTCATTGAGACTGTGAATGAGTACCTCGACCTTCTCTAA
- the nifD gene encoding nitrogenase molybdenum-iron protein alpha chain gives MSEEMMGDMLEKYPEKVLKNRKKHITIVDTNQACQQIEANTRTIPGIITQRGCAYAGCKGVVVGPIKDMVHIVHGPIGCAFYAWGTRRNKARADDETPAEKIFSTLCVSTDMQESDIVFGGEKKLAKMIDEVVEMFHPRAVSICATCPVGLIGDDLGAVAKAAQERHGIQVLSFNCEGYKGVSQSAGHHIANNNLMENVIGTGPDRDPSEKFVINILGEYNIGGDGWEMERILGDIGYRVNCILTGDTSYLHIKNLHQAHLNLVQCHRSINYIAEMMETKYGTPWLKVNFIGVEATKKSLREMALCFGDEELIKKTEEVIAREEARIMPVIEHYRKICQGKTAFAFVGGSRSHHYMHLMRDLGMEVVVAGYEFAHRDDYEGRQVIPSIKIDADSKNIPELHLSPDPEKFQDAHVHLNMSKEKFEDLNKKVPLSYYEGMEPDMKDGEVMIDDCNHHELEKMVRVLKPDIVFAGVRDKYYVQKLGVPGKQMHSYDYSGPYAGYNGALNFARDVANALTTPAWKLVTAPWEKQTQ, from the coding sequence ATGAGTGAAGAAATGATGGGGGATATGCTGGAAAAATATCCGGAGAAGGTTCTCAAAAACCGGAAGAAGCATATCACCATCGTCGATACAAATCAGGCCTGTCAGCAGATAGAAGCAAATACCCGGACTATTCCGGGTATCATCACCCAGCGTGGCTGTGCGTATGCAGGATGCAAAGGTGTGGTCGTCGGTCCCATCAAGGATATGGTCCATATCGTCCACGGACCGATCGGGTGTGCCTTCTATGCCTGGGGAACCAGACGAAACAAGGCCCGTGCCGACGATGAAACACCAGCAGAGAAGATCTTCTCTACGCTGTGTGTATCTACCGACATGCAGGAGAGTGACATCGTCTTTGGTGGTGAGAAGAAACTCGCCAAGATGATAGACGAGGTCGTGGAGATGTTTCATCCCCGTGCAGTCTCGATCTGTGCAACCTGTCCGGTCGGGCTTATCGGAGATGATCTTGGTGCAGTTGCAAAGGCCGCACAGGAACGGCATGGAATCCAGGTACTCTCCTTCAACTGTGAAGGATACAAAGGAGTGAGCCAGTCTGCCGGACACCACATCGCAAACAACAACCTGATGGAGAATGTTATCGGAACAGGTCCTGACCGGGATCCGAGCGAGAAGTTCGTGATCAACATTCTCGGTGAGTACAACATCGGTGGTGACGGCTGGGAGATGGAGAGGATTCTGGGCGATATCGGATACCGGGTAAACTGCATCCTTACCGGAGATACAAGTTACCTGCATATCAAGAATCTCCACCAGGCCCACCTGAATCTCGTGCAGTGTCACCGGTCGATCAACTACATCGCTGAGATGATGGAGACCAAGTACGGGACACCGTGGCTGAAGGTGAACTTCATCGGAGTTGAAGCAACCAAGAAGAGCCTTCGTGAGATGGCCCTCTGCTTTGGTGATGAAGAACTCATCAAGAAGACTGAAGAGGTAATTGCCAGGGAAGAGGCCAGAATCATGCCGGTCATCGAGCATTACCGCAAGATATGCCAGGGCAAGACTGCGTTCGCCTTTGTCGGAGGCTCACGGAGCCACCACTACATGCACCTCATGAGGGATCTCGGCATGGAAGTCGTGGTTGCAGGATACGAGTTTGCCCACCGGGATGATTACGAGGGACGTCAGGTCATTCCATCGATCAAGATCGATGCAGACTCAAAGAATATCCCTGAGCTGCACTTGAGCCCGGATCCGGAAAAGTTCCAGGATGCCCATGTTCACCTCAACATGTCAAAGGAGAAGTTCGAGGACCTGAACAAGAAGGTCCCGCTCAGCTACTACGAAGGAATGGAGCCTGACATGAAAGACGGCGAGGTCATGATCGATGACTGCAATCATCATGAACTGGAAAAGATGGTTCGTGTCCTCAAGCCTGACATCGTGTTTGCAGGTGTAAGAGACAAATATTACGTGCAGAAACTCGGAGTGCCGGGAAAACAGATGCACTCGTACGACTACAGCGGACCATATGCCGGGTACAACGGAGCACTGAACTTTGCCCGTGATGTTGCCAATGCGTTGACAACACCTGCCTGGAAACTGGTCACAGCCCCCTGGGAGAAACAGACCCAATAA
- a CDS encoding CheB methylesterase domain-containing protein encodes MKFIIIGSSTGGPRILFDLFADLPQVSAAIILIQHMPVSTANRLAKRLSQLTANTVYIAEDHQPISTGSVFIAPGDQHLVLDNYEQVRLTSDEKVNFVRPSVDVTMLGLKRDLRHSILGIILSGMGSDGAEGLAHIKKIGGMTAVQDPASCTIRSMPEAALKTEKVDYTLPPEELKNLMIEFSKSGIP; translated from the coding sequence ATGAAATTCATAATAATCGGGTCTTCTACCGGTGGACCGAGGATATTGTTTGATCTCTTTGCAGATCTTCCGCAGGTATCTGCAGCAATCATTCTTATTCAGCACATGCCGGTATCTACTGCGAACAGGCTGGCAAAACGGCTCAGTCAGCTGACAGCCAATACCGTGTATATCGCAGAAGATCATCAGCCGATCTCGACCGGTTCGGTCTTCATTGCACCAGGAGATCAGCATCTTGTTCTTGACAATTATGAGCAGGTCCGCCTGACCAGTGACGAAAAGGTGAACTTTGTCCGGCCGTCTGTCGATGTTACCATGCTCGGCCTGAAACGGGATCTCAGGCACTCGATTCTCGGAATAATCCTTTCAGGCATGGGGTCCGACGGGGCAGAAGGCCTTGCTCATATCAAAAAGATCGGTGGAATGACCGCTGTTCAGGATCCAGCAAGCTGTACCATCAGGAGTATGCCTGAAGCAGCGTTAAAAACAGAAAAGGTGGATTATACTCTGCCACCGGAAGAACTCAAAAACCTGATGATTGAGTTCTCAAAATCAGGCATTCCGTAG
- the nifH gene encoding nitrogenase iron protein, with protein sequence MRQVAIYGKGGIGKSTTTQNTVAALAVAGKKIMVVGCDPKADSTRLLLHGLCQKTVMATLRDEGDDLDLDDILKPGFMDVKCVESGGPEPGVGCAGRGIITSINLLESMGAYTPDLDYVFYDVLGDVVCGGFAMPIREGKAEEIYIVASGELMALYAANNIAKGIQKYADTGKVRLGGIICNSRKVDNEYALLKAFAEELGSQLIHFVPRDNLVQRAEINKKTVMDFDPESNQAQEYKTLANAIDTNKMFVKPKPMEQDRLEELMMQHGFLDAMA encoded by the coding sequence ATGAGACAAGTCGCAATTTACGGAAAAGGTGGAATTGGAAAATCCACAACAACTCAGAACACTGTCGCAGCACTGGCTGTTGCCGGAAAGAAGATCATGGTCGTTGGATGTGACCCGAAAGCAGATTCTACCCGTCTACTGCTTCACGGTCTTTGTCAGAAAACTGTCATGGCAACCCTCCGTGATGAGGGGGACGATCTTGATCTTGATGACATCCTGAAACCGGGATTCATGGATGTGAAATGTGTCGAGTCAGGAGGACCGGAGCCTGGTGTAGGGTGTGCAGGCCGTGGAATTATCACGTCTATCAACCTGCTTGAATCCATGGGTGCATACACACCGGATCTTGACTATGTCTTCTATGATGTGCTTGGAGATGTGGTCTGCGGAGGATTCGCCATGCCGATTCGTGAGGGCAAGGCAGAAGAGATCTATATCGTCGCTTCCGGAGAACTGATGGCTTTGTATGCAGCAAACAACATCGCCAAAGGTATCCAGAAGTATGCTGACACCGGAAAAGTCAGGCTCGGCGGTATCATCTGTAACAGCCGTAAAGTAGACAACGAATATGCTCTGCTCAAGGCATTTGCAGAAGAACTCGGCTCACAACTGATCCACTTTGTCCCCCGTGACAACCTCGTTCAGAGGGCTGAGATCAACAAGAAGACCGTCATGGACTTTGATCCCGAGTCTAACCAGGCTCAAGAGTACAAAACACTGGCAAACGCCATCGACACAAACAAAATGTTTGTGAAACCAAAACCGATGGAACAGGACCGGCTTGAAGAACTGATGATGCAGCACGGATTCCTGGATGCAATGGCATAA